One genomic window of Cercospora beticola chromosome 5, complete sequence includes the following:
- a CDS encoding uncharacterized protein (MEROPS:MER0006204) has translation MVNKQAQDAVQHALDAVTGDPMTGIAGIVFVAIDKNGNQIAAVPSGKKGVAHKDPMTLDTVFWIASCTKMIATIACMQAVEREQLRLDDAKQVHYLCPELNNKKVLQDDGTLVDRKNDITLRMLLTHTSGFGYEFFNEKLKEHGRPVGYDVFHADIRDVLRMPLVHQPGEAWEYGTGIDWAGIVLERATGVRLNDWIQENIMAPLDLHSVNMFPTADMKKNLAFMHQKWPGSPEKVEERDHIYREPIIAETAEERAKLFHSGGAGLYAKPAEYVQVLAALLNDGVSPKTGQRILQKSTIDEMWKNQIPQWPDFARQGIPDAKKEQTNPIPQLYPQDGNPPQGWGLSMMLTQEPGATGRGRNTGWWAGIANLFWWCDREKGVAGMIASQCMPFCDPNVLGAWVNCEAAVYASEPQRQDSAANIEMKESTQPEKAAEEPVNRRRKSLAGLARLGKKLIGKSDSQ, from the exons ATGGTGAACAAACAAGCTCAGGATGCGGTGCAGCACGCATTGGACGCCGTTACCGGTGATCCAATGACTGGAATCGCTGGCATCGTTTTCGTTGCGATCGATAAGAATGGCAACCAGATCGCCGCAGTGCCATCGGGCAAGAAGGGCGTTGCGCACAAAGACCCGATGACCCTGGACACG GTCTTCTGGATCGCCTCGTGCACGAAGATGATTGCCACAATTGCCTGCATGCAGGCGGTTGAGCGAGAGCAGCTCCGCCTTGATGACGCCAAGCAGGTTCACTACTTGTGTCCGGAGCTGAACAATAAGAAAGTGCTCCAGGATGATGGCACTCTTGTCGACAGAAAGAATGATATTACTCTCCGAATGCTGTTGACTCACACGTCTGGATTCGGATACGAATT CTTCAACGAAAAGCTGAAAGAGCATGGTCGGCCAGTCGGATACGATGTATTCCACGCTGAT ATTCGAGATGTCCTTCGAATGCCACTAGTCCATCAACCAGGTGAAGCATGGGAGTACGGAACAGGAATCGACTGGGCTGGCATAGTGCTCGAGCGAGCGACTGGCGTCCGGCTGAATGACTGGATCCAGGAGAATATCATGGCTCCGCTGGACCTTCATTCAGTCAACATGTTCCCAACAGCAGACATGAAGAAGAATCTTGCCTTCATGCACCAGAAATGGCCAGGTAGTCCAGAGAAGGTTGAGGAGCGAGACCACATCTACCGAGAGCCAATTATTGCAGAGACTGCCGAGGAAAGAGCCAAGCTGTTCCATAGTGGAGGTGCTGGCCTCTACGCGAAACCCGCCGAGTACGTGCAAGTACTCGCGGCACTGCTGAATGACGGTGTGAGCCCCAAGACTGGACAACGTATCTTGCAGAAGAGCACGATCGATGAGAT GTGGAAGAACCAAATACCACAATGGCCAGATTTTGCCAGACAGGGCATTCCtgatgcgaagaaggaacAGACCAACCCTATCCCACAGCTGTATCCGCAAGATGGCAACCCTCCTCAGGGCTGGGGTCTTTCCATGATGTTGACACAAGAGCCTGGTGCAACAGGACGAGGTCGCAACACAGGATGGTGGGCCGGCATCGCCAATCTCTTCTGGTGGTGTGACCGGGAGAAGGGCGTGGCCGGCATGATTGCGTCTCAATGCATGCCTTTCTGCGATCCTAATGTCTTGGGTGCTTGGGTCAATTGCGAGGCCGCGGTATATGCTTCG GAACCTCAGCGGCAGGACTCGGCTGCGAACATTGAGATGAAAGAGTCGACACAGCCCGAGAAGGCAGCTGAAGAGCCGGTGAATCGTAGGAGAAAGAGTCTTGCTGGGCTGGCGCGTCTAGGCAAGAAGCTGATTGGAAAGTCCGATAGTCAGTAG
- a CDS encoding uncharacterized protein (BUSCO:EOG092648O6): MASRPPLFSAVSSSARQILLLLRCISFSKTATVRITPEGLRFSTEEGSVMEAFIHLEKNLFTSYKYNIPDAPPSSQDDPPEHPIFEVNLVALLETLNIFSVSDQSTAKRSDEYSAFAAHRLNRHANQNAFNNPLHVAGICTFTYDGEGSPLSVHMSEAGVTTTCDLTTYEAEVSEEIPFQREHLALKTIMRSTFLLDALSELNNMGPQHLTIQANPDSRTANISLSASGPLGSSTVDFATDTLSETPILETFQCPAKTSASFKFSCIKAAQRAMQAASKVSVRLDEESVLSLQFLVEVGVGDGDGAAFVDFRVVPLVDGEAEYDEDDGDGSEGSAY; this comes from the exons ATGGCCTCCCGTCCACCTCTCTTTTCCGCAGTATCATCTTCTGCGCGGCAGATCTTACTCCTGCTTCGCTGCATTTCATTCTCGAAGACGGCCACTGTGCGCATTACCCCCGAAGGGCTTCGCTTCAGCACAGAAGAAGGTAGTGTCATGGAAGCTTTCATTCACCTCGAGAAGAATCTCTTCACCTCCTACAAATACAACATCCCCGATGCACCACCCTCGTCGCAGGACGACCCACCTGAGCATCCAATATTCGAAGTCAATCTCGTCGCTCTTCTGGAGACTCTCAACATTTTCAGTGTGTCAGACCAGAGCACTGCAAAGCGCTCAGATGAATACTCGGCCTTCGCGGCACACCGATTGAACCGACATGCCAATCAAAATGCTTTCAACAACCCACTGCACGTTGCTGGCATATGCACGTTCACATACGATGGCGAGGGCAGCCCTCTGAGTGTTCACATGTCGGAAGCAGGAGTGACAACGACATGCGATCTCACAACGTACGAAGCAGAAGTTTCTGAGGAGATACCATTTCAACGCGAGCATCTGGCGCTCAAGACCATCATGCGGTCGACCTTCCTACTTGATGCTCTTTCAGAACTCAATAACATGGGGCCTCAACACTTGACGATTCAAGCGAACCCGGATTCTCGCACGGCAAATATTTCGCTCAGTGCATCAG GACCCCTTGGATCCTCCACCGTAGACTTCGCCACAGATACGTTATCCGAGACTCCGATTCTCGAGACTTTCCAATGTCCTGCGAAGACCTCTGCAAGTTTTAAGTTCAGCTGCATCAAAGCGGCCCAGCGAGCAATGCAAGCGGCCTCGAAAGTTTCTGTGCGATTGGACGAAGAATCCGTGCTGAGCTTGCAATTTCTTGTTGAAGTGGGAGTAGGCGATGGGGACGGAGCGGCTTTTGTCGATTTTCGTGTCGTGCCGCTTGTGGATGGTGAGGCCGAatacgacgaggatgatggggATGGTTCTGAGGGAAGTGCCTATTAG
- a CDS encoding uncharacterized protein (BUSCO:EOG09264FXB), with amino-acid sequence MSRNKRGGGRGRGRGGGGRGGGGSRQNQFQDNRVSFDKVDKTNEKFERFYNSIPIVPEGPERDAFWRHLRKELPNSWRFTGSKGHALGVRHNLVNRFFPVLKGIKHEGRPVELPQPIAWYPNGLAYSMTTPKNVVRKYEPFKDFQKFLVSETGVGNISRQEEVSMIPPLLLDVQPHHTVLDLCAAPGSKSAQLVELLHAGEEDRVAKALESVKSSDAGGVDIGEDHGRSTGILVANDVNYQRAQMLVHQVKRLNSPNLIVTNHDATMYPSIALPSQTDGAGNKAGKWLKFDRILADVPCSGDGTCRKNPNIWKDWTPQNGLGLYVTQVRILTRALQMLKVGGRVVYSTCSLNPVENEAVIASAIERCGGSAKIKLVDSSDRLPDLKRTPGLKDWSIMNRSGTIYESWAEAAGLEQEGSRIVPGMFPPEPEENIPLENCWRVYPHQQNTGGFFIAALEKLSEIRAKPEDESKCQNKNWTFVKDTVPEKTAFTETLAEIENGHLDEPKRVDDVPTVTAAPLQNSSAGETSTVAGAKRSAPEDEAPTSPSKKQRTNEAAAAPDVAMTEAGQEAGVSTEVKDAVKEAPFEKTIPSDAVQQAKRRNNDANEEAFKYLDAEHPELVGIYNFYELHSAFPRDRFLVRNPAGDPVKGIYYTAKLIKDILISNENRGMKFVHAGVKMFMKQDAQGQDICRWRIQTEGLPIIEGWVGESRVVRLQKRSTLRKLLVEMFPKVATDKNEDGTETGGWKDLGEIGAAVNALGGGCCVLRVEATPNPGPDEFSDNLTLPLWRSKASVNLMLPKEDRRAMLLRIYNEDVELINHSDPKQNGGKDAKREPKPESKGSIPAQDVAEETKARMKNEDVDEEKIGGVPVDQASAVPLTDAGITALEQDLETARDHIEAKRLEVLEDEDRKIAEAMPERADDLDGDDYNKTV; translated from the coding sequence ATGTCTCGCAACAAGAGAGGCGGCGGAAGAGGCCGGGgtcgtggcggcggtggacgaggtggaggtggttcTCGTCAGAACCAGTTCCAAGACAACCGCGTCTCTTTCGACAAGGTCGACAAAACCAACGAGAAGTTTGAGCGCTTCTACAACTCCATTCCCATTGTTCCAGAGGGTCCCGAACGGGATGCGTTCTGGAGGCATTTGCGCAAAGAGTTGCCCAACTCATGGCGCTTCACTGGTTCCAAAGGCCACGCGCTGGGAGTTCGACACAACTTGGTCAACCGCTTCTTCCCGGTTTTGAAAGGCATCAAACACGAAGGACGACCCGTCGAGCTGCCTCAGCCCATCGCATGGTATCCCAATGGCTTGGCATACTCCATGACGACCCCGAAGAACGTTGTGAGAAAGTACGAGCCTTTCAAGGATTTCCAGAAATTTTTGGTCAGCGAGACCGGAGTTGGCAACATCAGTAGGCAGGAGGAGGTGAGCATGATACCGCCGCTACTGTTGGATGTGCAGCCCCACCACACTGTGTTGGATCTGTGCGCTGCCCCGGGAAGTAAGAGCGCGCAGTTGGTCGAGCTCTTGCATGCAGGAGAGGAAGACAGAGTCGCCAAAGCGCTTGAAAGCGTCAAGAGCAGCGATGCAGGGGGCGTAGATATCGGAGAGGATCACGGCCGCTCCACAGGTATCCTGGTCGCCAACGATGTCAACTATCAACGCGCGCAGATGTTGGTGCACCAAGTGAAGCGCCTGAACTCGCCCAATCTGATCGTCACGAACCACGATGCGACCATGTACCCCTCGATCGCATTACCCTCGCAGACAGATGGCGCAGGAAACAAGGCAGGAAAGTGGCTCAAATTTGACCGCATCCTCGCCGATGTTCCTTGCAGTGGCGATGGAACTTGCAGAAAGAATCCGAACATTTGGAAAGATTGGACACCGCAGAATGGCCTGGGGCTGTATGTCACGCAAGTTAGGATCTTGACGAGAGCATTACAAATGTTGAAGGTTGGAGGCAGAGTCGTCTACAGTACCTGCAGCTTGAATCCGGTGGAGAATGAGGCCGTTATCGCGTCTGCTATTGAGAGATGCGGCGGATCTGCCAAGATCAAGCTCGTCGATTCCTCTGACAGGCTGCCAGACCTCAAGCGAACTCCCGGACTCAAGGATTGGAGTATCATGAACCGCAGTGGTACGATCTATGAATCATGGGCCGAAGCTGCAGGCCTGGAGCAAGAGGGCAGTAGGATTGTCCCCGGAATGTTTCCTCCGGAACCAGAAGAGAATATTCCGCTTGAGAACTGTTGGCGTGTATACCCTCATCAGCAGAATACTGGAGGATTTTTCATTGCTGCTCTCGAGAAACTGAGTGAGATTCGTGCTAAGCCGGAAGATGAGAGCAAGTGTCAGAACAAGAACTGGACCTTCGTCAAGGACACTGTGCCCGAGAAGACTGCATTCACCGAGACACTTGCAGAGATCGAGAACGGTCATCTTGACGAGCCGAAACGTGTGGATGATGTGCCTACAGTCACGGCCGCTCCTTTGCAGAACAGCTCAGCCGGCGAGACCTCAACGGTGGCGGGCGCTAAGAGGTCTGCTCCGGAAGACGAAGCACCTACATCTCCTTCGAAGAAACAACGGACGAACGAAGCGGCGGCCGCGCCAGATGTTGCCATGACTGAGGCTGGTCAAGAGGCCGGCGTGAGCACGGAAGTGAAGGATGCTGTCAAGGAAGCTCCTTTTGAGAAAACAATACCCTCTGACGCTGTTCAACAGGCGAAGCGCAGAAACAACGACGCCAACGAGGAGGCATTCAAATACCTTGACGCCGAGCATCCGGAACTGGTGGGAATCTACAACTTCTACGAGCTGCATTCAGCTTTCCCAAGAGACCGCTTCTTGGTCCGCAATCCTGCTGGAGATCCCGTGAAGGGCATTTATTACACAGCAAAGCTGATCAAGGACATACTCATCTCCAACGAAAATCGTGGCATGAAATTCGTGCATGCTGGTGTGAAGATGTTCATGAAACAAGATGCTCAAGGGCAAGACATCTGTCGTTGGAGAATTCAAACAGAAGGACTTCCCATCATCGAGGGCTGGGTGGGCGAAAGTCGTGTCGTCAGGTTGCAGAAGCGCAGCACACTCAGGAAGCTTCTGGTAGAGATGTTCCCAAAGGTGGCGACCGACAAGAATGAGGATGGCACCGAGACTGGAGGCTGGAAAGACTTGGGAGAAATCGGCGCAGCAGTCAATGCACTTGGAGGTGGATGTTGTGTGCTGAGGGTCGAAGCCACGCCCAATCCTGGTCCAGACGAGTTCAGTGACAACTTGACCCTACCGTTGTGGAGGAGTAAAGCCAGCGTCAATCTCATGTTGCCTAAGGAAGACCGGAGAGCGATGCTGCTACGCATTTACAACGAGGACGTCGAGCTTATCAACCATTCCGACCCGAAACAGAATGGCGGCAAAGACGCCAAGCGCGAACCGAAGCCTGAATCCAAGGGCAGCATTCCAGCTCAGGATGTAGCAGAAGAGACCAAAGCACGCATGAAGAATGAGGACGTAGACGAAGAAAAGATCGGAGGTGTACCTGTCGATCAAGCTTCGGCTGTGCCGCTTACAGATGCTGGTATCACTGCACTAGAGCAAGACCTGGAAACTGCAAGGGACCACATCGAGGCGAAGAGATTGGAGGtcttggaagatgaagatagGAAAATCGCGGAAGCGATGCCAGAGCGAGCGGACGACCTAGACGGCGACGACTACAACAAGACCGTCTGA
- the BNA12 gene encoding 3-hydroxyanthranilate 3,4-dioxygenase 2, with the protein MGSIAAIPDPTPFHHWLKQNSSLLQPPVNNFCLHAGNDMILMVVGGPNARNDFHVNETEEWFYQIKGSMLLRIVENDEFRDLHIHEGDTFLLPGNTPHSPIRFADTVGMVMERSRPKDSVDRLRWYCSKGGHKRPTLIREEVFHCTDLGTQLKPLIERWQQDEEGRRCLECGEIEDAQLILNN; encoded by the exons ATGGGTTCCATCGCCGCGATTCCAGATCCAACGCCATTCCACCACTGGCTGAAGCAGAATAGTAGTCTCTTGCAACCACCAGTGAACAACTTCTGCCTACATGCTGGCAATGACATGATCCTCATGGTCGTAGGGGGACCGAACGCCCGGAATGATTTCCACGTCAACGAGACCGAG GAATGGTTTTACCAGATCAAAGGCAGCATGCTGCTCCGCATAGTCGAGAACGACGAGTTTCGAGACCTCCATATCCACGAGGGTGACACCTTCTTACTTCCTGGAAACACACCACACTCGCCGATCCGATTCGCCGACACTGTAGGAATGGTGATGGAGCGGTCACGACCCAAAGACAGCGTCGATCGATTGCGATGGTATTGCTCGAAAGGCGGACACAAGCGGCCCACTCTGATCAGAGAGGAGGTCTTCCATTGCACAGATCTTGGCACGCAACTGAAGCCTCTAATTGAGCGATGGCAGCAGGATGAGGAGGGCCGAAGGTGTCTAGAATGCGGCGAGATCGAAGATGCCCAGTTGATACTGAACAATTGA